From Glycine max cultivar Williams 82 chromosome 11, Glycine_max_v4.0, whole genome shotgun sequence, the proteins below share one genomic window:
- the LOC100817315 gene encoding lysine histidine transporter-like 8, producing the protein MGEVADEGQYFRSEIALLNYSDATFKPPLSSLLIHIDPLIIPNGHTCSASESDPSPTSQHHQQEQHPKDAWLPITESRNGNAYYAAFHILNSNIGFQALMLPVAFATLGWAWGTVCLSLAFVWQLYAIFLLVQLHESVPGIRHSRYLFLAMAAFGKKLGKVAALFPVMYLSGGTCVMIIITGGGTLKQLLKTLCDNDDHVHEQITCNAHALSGAEWFLVFTCVAILIAQLPNLNSMAMVSLVGAVTSVTYCTLFWVLSVKNGRPNNVSYSSSLQSQEHTPVAKINDVLNAIGIIVLAFRGHNVLPEIQGTLPSNFEQTSKRPMRRGVSISYVLISMCMFPLAIAGFWAYGNQINDGGLLTSFPQFHKRQITKFSMGAIYVLVIIHCLTSFQIYAMPVFDNLEIRYTSIKNQRCPRLVRTCIRLFFGGLTFFISVTFPFLPRLSALLGSMTLVPITYAYPCFMWLSLKKPRPRGFVWCFNVALGCVGMLLSALLVAAAIRTLALNGLDANFFKP; encoded by the exons ATGGGAGAAGTGGCTGATGAAGGTCAATATTTCAGATCAGAAATAGCTCTATTGAATTACTCGGATGCAACCTTCAAACCCCCACTTTCTTCTCTGTTGATACACATTGATCCACTCATAATACCCAATGGCCACACTTGTTCTGCATCAGAATCTGATCCATCACCCACTTCTCAGCACCATCAGCAGGAGCAGCATCCCAAAGATGCCTGGCTTCCAATCACTGAATCAAGAAATGGAAATGCCTATTATGCAGCCTTTCATATTCTTAATTCCAACATTGGATTCCAGGCTCTCATGCTTCCCGTTGCCTTCGCCACTCTTGGTTG GGCATGGGGTACAGTATGTTTGTCACTAGCATTTGTTTGGCAACTCTATGCCATATTTCTTCTTGTTCAGCTTCACGAATCCGTCCCCGGAATTCGTCACAGCAGATACCTCTTCCTTGCCATGGCTGCCTTCG GTAAAAAGTTAGGGAAGGTGGCAGCATTATTCCCGGTAATGTACCTTTCAGGAGGCACTTGCGTCATGATAATCATCACCGGTGGTGGGACCCTGAAACAATTACTGAAGACGCTTTGCGACAACGATGATCATGTTCATGAGCAAATAACATGTAATGCCCACGCGCTTAGCGGGGCTGAGTGGTTCTTGGTGTTTACCTGTGTCGCCATTCTCATTGCACAGTTGCCCAACCTCAACTCAATGGCCATGGTTTCTCTCGTCGGCGCCGTTACCTCCGTTACTTATTGCACCCTCTTTTGGGTTCTCTCTGTTAAGAATGGTAGGCCCAACAACGTATCCTATAGCTCATCCCTGCAGTCCCAAGAACACACACCAGTGGCTAAGATCAATGACGTTCTCAATGCCATTGGAATCATTGTGCTAGCCTTCAGAGGACACAATGTTTTGCCCGAAATACAG GGGACGCTGCCTTCAAATTTCGAACAAACATCCAAAAGACCAATGCGAAGAGGAGTTAGCATATCATATGTACTCATTTCCATGTGCATGTTTCCCCTCGCAATTGCCGGATTTTGGGCCTATGGAAACCAG ATAAATGACGGGGGATTGTTAACTTCGTTCCCACAATTCCACAAGAGGCAAATCACAAAATTCTCTATGGGTGCAATATATGTTCTAGTAATAATACATTGTTTAACCAGCTTTCAAATATATGCGATGCCTGTTTTTGACAACCTGGAGATAAGATACACGAGCATAAAGAATCAGAGATGTCCACGATTGGTGAGAACATGCATAAGACTATTCTTTGGGGGgttgacattttttatttcgGTCACGTTCCCATTCCTTCCACGCCTATCAGCACTACTCGGAAGCATGACCCTTGTGCCCATTACATATGCATACCCTTGTTTCATGTGGCTATCCCTCAAGAAGCCTCGTCCAAGAGGTTTTGTTTGGTGCTTCAACGTTGCACTCGGTTGTGTAGGGATGCTTCTCAGTGCTCTTTTGGTAGCTGCAGCTATACGGACTCTAGCTCTCAATGGCCTAGATGCTAACTTCTTCAAAccataa
- the LOC102668377 gene encoding uncharacterized protein has translation MTGLNLNLMSNLPILDETNWGEWRIQMQVVFGFQDVLEVVECGIVELEKQSSDPQKATCKDAKKHDCKALFFIHQSVDKANFQKIAHAKTTKKAWCILQKAYSGDAKLKKVKLQTLRRQYKMIQMESTEKVADYFTRILSITNLMKGCGEKLDDKMVVEKILRSLSPRFDYIVCAIEESKNLEDLKIKELQECTHKQKEGRNKAGDKANLAKGADSDFEQVLLLVTEKSDKGR, from the exons ATGACAGGCTTGAATTTAAATCTCATGAGCAATCTTCCAATTCTTGATGAAACAAATTGGGGAGAATGGCGAATTCAGATGCAAGTTGTATTTGGATTTCAAGATGTTCTTGAGGTTGTGGAATGTGGAATTGTAGAACTTGAAAAGCAATCAAGTGATCCGCAGAAAGCCACATGCAAAGATGCCAAGAAACATGATTGCAAGgctctattttttattcatcaaaGTGTGGACAAGGCGAATTTCCAGAAGATTGCTCATGCAAAGACAACAAAGAAGGCATGGTGCATCTTGCAAAAGGCATATTCAGGAGATGCAAAGTTAAAAAAGGTGAAATTGCAGACTCTAAGGAGACAGTATAAGATGATTCAAATGGAGTCAACTGAGAAGGTAGCTGATTATTTCACAAGAATTCTCAGCATTACCAATTTGATGAAGGGTTGTGGAGAGAAGCTTGATGATAAGATGGTTGTGGAGAAAATCTTGAGGTCACTCTCACCTCGGTTTGATTACATTGTGTGTGCCAtagaagaatccaagaatctTGAGGATTTAAAGATAAAGGAGTTGCAAG AATGTACTCACAAACAGAAAGAAGGGAGGAACAAAGCTGGTGATAAGGCAAATTTGGCAAAAGGAGCTGATAGTGACTTTGAGCAGGTTTTGCTACTGGTGACTGAGAAATCTGACAAAGGAAGATGA